From one Pseudomonadota bacterium genomic stretch:
- a CDS encoding HigA family addiction module antitoxin, with protein MMQKTLHPIHPGEVLSEEFLKPMNLSQNRLALGIGVPARRINEIVLEKRSVTADTALRLGKFFGISPEFWLGLQAQYDLDITSDALGERLEQEVRTYAVNK; from the coding sequence ATCATGCAAAAAACACTCCATCCAATACATCCTGGAGAAGTTCTTTCCGAGGAGTTTCTTAAACCCATGAACCTAAGTCAGAATAGATTGGCGCTTGGTATAGGTGTGCCTGCGCGAAGAATCAATGAAATTGTTCTCGAAAAACGAAGTGTCACGGCCGATACTGCCCTGAGGCTTGGCAAGTTTTTCGGAATATCCCCGGAATTCTGGTTAGGGCTACAGGCCCAGTATGATCTGGATATCACCTCAGACGCTTTAGGGGAAAGGCTGGAACAGGAAGTGAGAACTTATGCAGTTAACAAATAG
- a CDS encoding TrbC family F-type conjugative pilus assembly protein → MRKILSVLLILFTNCILLAADDAVSTIKKPSEIPAHIVEEAKEMVRQFQGGNKEKESVSMFDPNETGSEEHPEPGTASAHVKKPKIYYLISFSMPGKTIENIVSSAIRENEKSRGSVTLALKGFKNDSFKETILYMARLAKVFNKNLPVTLLPGMFDKHAVKQVPFVTCCNGEGIIRGDVSVEAALEMFTDAPQNYGTAGKLYPVRERSIKSMVAAKQEQIRERFAEKADGFSENIYMVSEFNGQFQKAKEDRSYHVDPEYVLETDITDDAGNIIVKEGTQISPADYAPLGKYVIIDGRDDAQVKFALKQNPKKIIIIAGDIKELSKRYGVPFYRINKQIIAALHLEKVPAVIEQSGRYIRVTEKKL, encoded by the coding sequence ATGAGAAAAATATTATCGGTACTGCTTATCCTCTTTACTAACTGCATCCTTCTTGCTGCAGACGACGCTGTGTCCACCATCAAGAAGCCCTCTGAGATACCTGCACATATAGTTGAGGAAGCTAAAGAGATGGTACGGCAATTTCAGGGGGGGAACAAGGAAAAAGAATCGGTATCCATGTTTGACCCGAATGAAACCGGAAGCGAAGAGCATCCTGAACCCGGTACAGCATCGGCACACGTCAAAAAACCGAAGATATACTATCTCATTTCTTTTTCTATGCCCGGCAAAACCATAGAAAACATCGTGAGTTCGGCAATCAGGGAGAATGAGAAATCCAGAGGGTCAGTCACGCTAGCATTAAAGGGCTTCAAAAACGACAGCTTCAAAGAAACTATACTATATATGGCTCGCCTCGCAAAGGTGTTCAACAAAAATCTTCCCGTGACGTTACTTCCCGGCATGTTTGATAAACATGCAGTCAAACAGGTGCCGTTTGTTACCTGTTGCAACGGAGAAGGTATCATAAGAGGGGACGTAAGCGTTGAAGCCGCCCTTGAGATGTTTACTGATGCCCCTCAAAATTACGGGACAGCAGGAAAGCTCTATCCTGTCAGGGAACGGAGCATAAAGTCAATGGTGGCTGCCAAACAAGAACAGATACGGGAAAGATTTGCAGAGAAAGCGGACGGTTTCAGCGAAAACATATACATGGTCTCGGAGTTTAACGGACAGTTTCAGAAGGCGAAAGAGGACAGGTCATATCATGTCGACCCCGAGTATGTCCTTGAAACAGACATTACGGACGATGCGGGGAATATTATCGTAAAGGAGGGGACACAGATAAGCCCCGCTGACTATGCGCCTTTGGGTAAGTACGTTATTATCGACGGCAGAGACGATGCACAGGTAAAATTCGCACTCAAGCAGAACCCGAAAAAGATCATCATTATAGCGGGAGATATAAAGGAACTTTCAAAACGGTACGGTGTACCGTTCTACAGGATAAACAAACAGATCATCGCTGCGCTCCATCTCGAAAAAGTACCGGCAGTTATAGAGCAATCAGGGAGGTACATCCGTGTCACTGAAAAGAAGCTGTAG
- a CDS encoding S26 family signal peptidase, which yields MTFRKKIILVIIIGFIVASILHIIGNYYGIAISGQECLPYKLWLVRKNTQPAKGGYVYFNGSNIPLYDGTNVRLIKYVAGALGDTVQATILSIEEYMDVVIEGVLYRLKVKAYVTLVGKDQNVKTFMAYDRRRDGTILPFVYKDGETVTIPEGQFFVIGTHPGSYDSRYWGFINEKNIIGTAYPLY from the coding sequence TTGACGTTTAGAAAAAAGATAATTCTCGTTATTATTATAGGTTTTATCGTGGCTTCCATACTCCATATTATCGGCAATTATTACGGTATAGCCATCTCGGGGCAGGAATGCCTTCCCTACAAGCTGTGGCTCGTCAGAAAGAATACGCAGCCCGCCAAGGGCGGGTATGTATATTTCAACGGCAGTAATATCCCTTTGTACGATGGTACGAATGTAAGGCTCATCAAGTATGTTGCGGGTGCATTAGGCGATACGGTGCAGGCAACCATCCTCAGTATTGAGGAATATATGGATGTCGTTATAGAAGGCGTTCTTTACCGCTTAAAGGTAAAGGCTTATGTGACACTTGTCGGTAAGGACCAAAACGTAAAAACGTTCATGGCGTATGATCGCAGGAGAGACGGAACAATCCTGCCTTTTGTTTATAAAGACGGTGAGACGGTTACAATACCCGAGGGGCAGTTCTTTGTAATCGGCACCCACCCTGGGTCCTACGACTCCCGCTACTGGGGATTTATCAATGAGAAAAATATTATCGGTACTGCTTATCCTCTTTACTAA
- a CDS encoding PAS domain-containing protein — MVGIGASAGGLAAFEAFFSGMPASDPGMAFVLVQHLAPDHKSILTDLVRRYTSMQVFEVEDGMAVKPNCAYIIPPNHDMAFLNGALQLLEPSAPRGKRLPIDFFFRSLAQDQHERAICIVLSGTGSDGTLGVRAIKGEGGMVMVQNPASTEYDGMPRSAIATGLVDYELPPAEMPAQLIAYVAHAFGKPPRHASDPVPENALKKTFILLRAQTGHDFSLYKPSTVNRRIERRMAVHQIETMNEYVRYLQQAPAEVDALFHDLLIGVTSFFRDPEAFRALEEQVIPKLFAGKPASAVIRVWVPGCSTGEEAYSLAILLAERQEAMKQIFKVQIFATDIDGNAIAAARAGIYPGSIAADISQERLARFFAADPGGSAYRVHKGIRDMLVFSEQNMIRNPPFSRLDLISCRNLLIYLGGELQKKLIPLFHYALNPDGFLFLGTSETVGEFMDLFTVLDRKLKLYQRRDDIHSSRRTAMGRFLPPMTAIDVAIPRAAGKAAFRGKLPLRELTEQALLLQVAPVGALVNGQGDILYLHGRTGLYLEPAPGEAGTSNILKMAREGLRRDLTLALHKAAGTREAVRHPGLRVKTNGDFTMLNLTVLPVTADPAAMPETPLYLVILEQVPPLDPGQEQMAAALQAIAAADGPDADARVIALRKELRVKEDYLQTANEELETSNEELKSSNEEMQSVNEELQSTNEELETSKEELQSVNEELATVNAELQTKLADLSRANNDMNNLLAGTGIATIFVDHRLCILRFTPAASAIINLILADVGRPVGHIASNLADYSTLVADIQAVLDTLIPKELEVQTLAGGWYTMRIMPYRTMDNVIEGAVITFIDITNIKKAEEKLQKANNMLRLAVVVHDAYDAITVRDMEGRILAWNPGAVRMYGWSEAEALAMNDRDRIPEGLRKEELAKLHQLSMSEILEPYCTQRITRDGRVVEIWLTATALVDEAGQMYAIATTERTGRKKR; from the coding sequence ATCGTCGGCATCGGCGCCTCTGCTGGTGGGTTGGCAGCCTTCGAGGCCTTCTTCTCCGGCATGCCCGCCTCCGATCCAGGTATGGCCTTTGTCCTTGTACAGCATCTGGCACCGGACCACAAGAGCATCCTCACCGACCTCGTCCGGCGCTACACCAGCATGCAGGTCTTCGAGGTCGAGGACGGTATGGCGGTCAAACCCAACTGTGCCTATATTATTCCCCCGAACCACGATATGGCATTTCTGAACGGCGCCCTCCAACTGCTGGAACCATCCGCACCCCGGGGGAAGCGCCTGCCCATTGACTTCTTCTTCCGGTCACTCGCCCAGGACCAGCACGAGCGGGCTATATGCATCGTGCTCTCCGGCACGGGCAGCGACGGCACTCTCGGTGTGCGCGCCATCAAGGGTGAGGGCGGCATGGTCATGGTCCAGAACCCCGCGTCCACCGAGTACGACGGCATGCCGCGGAGTGCCATTGCTACCGGTCTGGTAGACTACGAGCTTCCGCCGGCTGAGATGCCAGCCCAGCTCATCGCCTATGTGGCCCATGCCTTCGGCAAGCCCCCCCGGCACGCATCTGATCCGGTGCCCGAGAACGCGCTGAAAAAGACATTCATCCTGCTCCGCGCCCAGACCGGCCACGACTTTTCCCTCTACAAACCAAGTACCGTCAACCGCCGCATTGAGCGGCGCATGGCCGTCCACCAGATCGAAACGATGAACGAGTATGTCAGATATCTGCAGCAGGCACCGGCAGAGGTTGATGCCCTCTTTCACGATCTCCTGATAGGCGTCACCAGTTTTTTCCGCGACCCGGAGGCCTTCCGTGCCCTCGAGGAACAGGTCATCCCGAAGCTCTTTGCCGGCAAGCCTGCAAGCGCAGTGATACGCGTCTGGGTGCCGGGCTGCTCCACCGGCGAGGAGGCCTATTCCCTCGCCATCCTGCTCGCCGAACGTCAGGAGGCGATGAAACAGATTTTCAAGGTGCAGATCTTTGCCACCGACATTGACGGCAATGCCATTGCTGCAGCCCGCGCCGGCATCTATCCGGGCAGCATCGCCGCCGATATCTCACAAGAGCGGCTGGCGCGCTTTTTCGCGGCCGATCCCGGCGGCAGCGCCTACCGCGTCCATAAAGGCATCCGTGATATGCTGGTCTTTTCCGAGCAGAATATGATCAGAAACCCTCCATTTTCCAGGCTCGACCTCATCAGCTGCCGCAACCTCCTGATCTATCTGGGCGGGGAATTGCAGAAGAAACTGATCCCCCTGTTTCATTATGCCCTGAACCCGGACGGTTTTCTTTTCCTGGGCACTTCCGAGACCGTAGGCGAGTTTATGGACCTCTTTACTGTGCTGGACCGGAAATTGAAACTGTATCAGCGCAGGGATGACATCCACAGCTCGCGGCGCACAGCCATGGGACGCTTTCTGCCGCCCATGACGGCGATAGATGTGGCGATCCCGCGGGCAGCCGGAAAAGCGGCATTCCGTGGGAAGCTGCCGCTGCGCGAGCTGACAGAACAGGCGCTGCTGCTGCAGGTGGCCCCTGTCGGCGCGCTTGTCAACGGCCAGGGCGATATCCTCTATCTCCACGGCCGCACCGGTCTGTACCTTGAGCCGGCCCCGGGCGAGGCAGGAACCAGCAATATCCTGAAGATGGCCCGCGAAGGACTGCGGCGCGACCTGACCTTGGCCCTGCACAAAGCCGCGGGGACAAGAGAGGCCGTGCGCCATCCCGGCCTGCGCGTCAAAACCAACGGTGACTTCACCATGCTCAACCTGACTGTCCTCCCGGTGACTGCAGATCCTGCCGCAATGCCTGAGACGCCCCTGTACCTGGTCATCCTGGAACAAGTGCCGCCCCTCGACCCCGGGCAGGAACAGATGGCAGCCGCCCTGCAGGCCATCGCGGCGGCGGACGGACCCGATGCTGACGCACGCGTCATCGCGCTCAGGAAGGAACTGCGGGTCAAGGAAGATTATCTCCAGACAGCAAACGAGGAATTGGAGACCTCCAACGAAGAGCTCAAATCCTCGAACGAGGAGATGCAGTCGGTCAACGAGGAACTGCAATCCACCAATGAAGAGCTCGAGACCTCGAAGGAGGAACTGCAGTCGGTCAATGAGGAACTGGCAACGGTTAACGCCGAACTGCAGACCAAGCTGGCCGACCTGTCGCGGGCCAACAACGACATGAACAATCTCCTGGCCGGCACGGGCATCGCCACCATCTTTGTGGATCACAGGCTGTGCATCCTGCGCTTCACCCCAGCCGCAAGCGCGATCATCAACCTGATCCTCGCCGACGTGGGGCGGCCCGTGGGCCACATCGCCTCCAATCTGGCGGACTACAGCACATTGGTGGCCGACATACAGGCCGTGCTGGACACGCTTATCCCCAAAGAGCTGGAGGTGCAGACCCTGGCGGGAGGGTGGTACACGATGCGCATCATGCCCTACCGCACGATGGACAACGTGATCGAGGGCGCTGTAATCACCTTTATTGACATCACCAATATTAAAAAGGCGGAGGAGAAGCTGCAGAAAGCCAATAATATGCTCCGTCTGGCTGTGGTAGTGCACGATGCGTACGATGCGATCACCGTGCGGGACATGGAGGGCCGCATCCTGGCCTGGAACCCGGGAGCGGTGAGGATGTACGGCTGGAGTGAAGCCGAGGCGCTGGCCATGAATGACCGCGACCGGATCCCGGAGGGACTGCGAAAGGAAGAGTTGGCCAAGCTGCATCAGCTTAGCATGTCTGAGATTCTGGAGCCGTATTGTACACAGCGGATCACCAGGGACGGCCGGGTCGTGGAGATCTGGCTCACCGCCACCGCTTTGGTGGATGAGGCCGGGCAGATGTATGCGATTGCGACAACGGAACGGACGGGAAGGAAGAAGCGGTGA
- the traE gene encoding type IV conjugative transfer system protein TraE, with product MLYERWIKEWKSALAENFFLRVLCMILAAGIVFNTVALRKNDRVIIVPPKIEKEIWLEANKVSDSYLEQMGIFFATFAANMSPISAEYNSKVLAEYTDPSALAELKNEIASQGAYFKKNNITQAFFPESVKVNAEERFVSVGGTAVRYVGSVKITQEKMVVNVKFKVRDYNVRIDELYSEFPERKKKKEEETEKAQEKKRVKPQEKEAKEKEIR from the coding sequence ATGCTCTACGAAAGATGGATAAAGGAGTGGAAATCAGCCCTTGCGGAGAACTTTTTCCTCAGAGTCCTCTGCATGATTCTCGCTGCCGGCATTGTGTTTAACACTGTGGCTCTCAGAAAAAATGACAGAGTAATTATCGTCCCTCCAAAAATAGAAAAAGAAATCTGGCTGGAAGCGAATAAAGTCTCCGATTCTTATCTGGAACAGATGGGCATCTTCTTCGCGACCTTTGCTGCAAATATGTCACCGATCAGCGCCGAATACAACTCGAAGGTACTTGCAGAATACACGGACCCTTCTGCCCTTGCCGAACTGAAAAACGAGATTGCATCGCAGGGGGCTTATTTCAAGAAGAACAATATCACTCAGGCTTTCTTTCCTGAATCGGTGAAGGTGAATGCTGAAGAACGTTTTGTATCAGTAGGGGGCACTGCGGTCAGGTATGTAGGTTCCGTGAAAATAACACAGGAAAAAATGGTTGTAAACGTAAAGTTCAAGGTGCGGGATTACAATGTAAGAATAGACGAACTCTACAGCGAATTCCCTGAGAGGAAAAAGAAAAAGGAAGAGGAAACCGAAAAAGCACAAGAGAAGAAAAGAGTGAAGCCTCAAGAAAAAGAGGCAAAGGAAAAGGAGATAAGATGA
- a CDS encoding type-F conjugative transfer system secretin TraK: MTFIVKRYMGIIAVTLLLNSTAYGMQIISPVEGETSFIEISKKDLNVIKTSFSGTKAISGSRSLDVKIEGKNIFVKYTGSIAEPQELIITDTSGSIYPLVLKPTGIPAETIVLRTRDDTYDALDWERSHGYTRSIKELIKNMYIEVPPRGYTVDDLTEDATEWNEVTKTLKKRYAGALLSGEIYILKARAPVTLDEKEFYKENTLAVSIEKHALETNETTKLYIVKRRGGK, from the coding sequence ATGACATTTATTGTGAAGAGATACATGGGCATTATCGCAGTAACGCTGTTGCTCAACAGCACCGCATACGGTATGCAGATAATAAGTCCGGTCGAGGGGGAAACAAGCTTTATCGAAATCTCCAAAAAGGACCTCAATGTTATTAAAACATCGTTTTCCGGTACAAAAGCAATCTCAGGCAGTCGTTCGCTTGATGTAAAGATTGAAGGGAAGAATATCTTTGTCAAGTACACAGGAAGTATCGCCGAACCTCAGGAATTGATAATCACTGATACAAGCGGTTCAATTTACCCGCTTGTCCTCAAGCCTACGGGCATTCCCGCAGAAACCATCGTATTGAGGACGAGGGATGACACATACGACGCGCTCGACTGGGAACGGTCCCATGGGTACACAAGGTCGATCAAGGAACTGATAAAGAATATGTATATTGAAGTGCCGCCGAGAGGGTACACGGTTGATGACCTTACAGAGGATGCAACGGAATGGAACGAAGTGACGAAAACGCTGAAGAAACGGTATGCGGGGGCGTTACTGTCGGGAGAAATATACATTCTCAAGGCGCGTGCCCCCGTTACGCTTGATGAGAAAGAATTCTATAAGGAAAACACGCTCGCGGTGTCCATCGAGAAGCATGCCCTTGAAACAAACGAAACTACAAAACTTTACATTGTAAAAAGGCGCGGGGGTAAGTAG
- a CDS encoding PAS domain S-box protein, translating to MTDRKQEQNKDSRHEQAADLRKGAEEVAREKTAGMAENPEAMSPEELQHSLHELAVHRIELTMQNEELRRTQAELQASQARYSDLYDQAPVGYITINEQGLILEANLTAAELLGIDRKHLVGQPLTRFIAHNDLDIYYLYRKQLLETDKSQVCELRMVRHDGTTFWARLEATATKGADGESVYRVVMSNVTEHKQAEETIRLFKTVFDKANFGVMIADVNGFLTYLNECSAAAHGYEATELIGKHLSKLHPGEHMEQVERLLLQLLNEDSFEAQEVWHCRRDGSIFPTLMVGTLVRDKSGTPQHLATTAIDITSRKQAEEQIKASLREKEESEEKFSKAFQTSPYAITITRAEDGTFVEVNNAFISMTGFTREEALAGSSVGLKLWVNEEDRQCVVAAFNEGRAVVGKEYQFRTKTGKVITGLFSAQTIHLGHRPCILSSINDITSRKQAEEQIKASLREKEVLLQEIQHRVKNNLLTISGILALQLNQIKDDKSKDAFITSMNRVNALTQIHTRLYQSEDFSRIDLKEYIEELVRELARSYGFPQEDVITDVKDTSLDITTAIPAGLIVNELVSNAMKHAFPDGKKGQIKITISSEGSQSVLTVSDNGIGLPHHIDIRSAKSLGFLLIVQAVEQINGDIKLERENGTQCIVTFSVDQEKTP from the coding sequence ATGACTGACCGGAAACAAGAACAAAACAAGGATAGCCGACACGAACAAGCCGCTGATTTGCGCAAAGGAGCCGAAGAGGTCGCCCGGGAAAAGACTGCCGGGATGGCGGAAAACCCTGAGGCGATGTCGCCGGAAGAATTACAGCATTCGCTCCATGAACTGGCTGTTCACCGGATTGAGCTTACGATGCAGAACGAGGAACTGCGCCGGACGCAGGCAGAGCTGCAGGCGTCGCAGGCGCGCTACTCCGACCTATATGACCAGGCGCCGGTGGGTTATATCACCATCAACGAGCAGGGATTAATCCTGGAGGCCAATCTCACTGCCGCCGAATTACTCGGTATAGACCGAAAACATTTGGTCGGGCAGCCGTTAACCCGCTTTATCGCACATAATGATCTGGACATCTATTACCTGTACCGCAAGCAGCTCCTCGAAACAGACAAGTCGCAAGTGTGCGAACTGCGGATGGTGCGCCACGACGGAACGACATTCTGGGCGCGGCTGGAAGCCACTGCCACAAAGGGCGCTGATGGCGAGTCAGTATACCGCGTCGTGATGAGCAATGTCACTGAACATAAGCAGGCGGAAGAGACGATTCGACTATTCAAGACTGTCTTTGATAAAGCGAATTTCGGTGTTATGATTGCAGATGTGAATGGTTTTTTGACCTACTTGAATGAATGTTCTGCCGCAGCCCACGGTTATGAGGCAACAGAGCTAATCGGAAAACACTTGAGCAAATTACATCCCGGGGAGCATATGGAGCAGGTTGAACGTCTGTTGTTACAATTATTGAACGAAGATAGTTTTGAAGCCCAGGAGGTTTGGCATTGCCGCAGAGACGGGAGCATATTCCCCACACTGATGGTCGGTACGCTGGTAAGGGATAAGAGCGGAACTCCTCAACATCTTGCTACTACGGCCATTGACATCACCTCCCGCAAACAAGCCGAAGAACAGATCAAGGCATCTCTCCGTGAAAAGGAGGAGAGCGAGGAAAAGTTCTCTAAGGCTTTTCAGACTTCGCCATATGCCATCACCATCACCCGCGCGGAAGACGGTACTTTCGTCGAGGTCAACAACGCCTTCATCTCGATGACGGGGTTTACTCGGGAAGAAGCCCTCGCCGGCTCGTCGGTCGGGCTGAAGCTGTGGGTCAACGAAGAAGACCGACAGTGCGTGGTGGCTGCTTTTAACGAAGGCCGGGCTGTCGTGGGCAAGGAGTACCAGTTCCGAACGAAGACCGGTAAAGTCATCACAGGCTTGTTTTCCGCTCAAACGATACATCTGGGCCACAGGCCTTGCATTCTATCCAGCATCAACGACATCACCTCCCGCAAACAAGCCGAAGAACAGATCAAGGCATCTCTCCGTGAAAAGGAGGTTCTCCTCCAGGAGATCCAGCACAGGGTGAAGAACAATCTCCTCACCATCTCGGGTATCCTTGCCCTCCAGTTAAACCAGATAAAAGACGACAAATCAAAGGATGCCTTTATCACAAGCATGAACCGGGTAAATGCATTGACGCAAATACATACCAGGCTTTATCAGTCTGAGGACTTCTCCCGGATCGACCTCAAGGAGTATATAGAGGAACTTGTCCGGGAGCTTGCCCGTTCCTACGGGTTTCCACAGGAAGATGTAATAACAGATGTCAAGGATACCTCTCTTGACATCACTACTGCCATACCAGCAGGTCTTATCGTGAACGAACTTGTCAGCAATGCCATGAAGCATGCCTTCCCTGATGGGAAGAAGGGGCAGATTAAAATCACCATTTCTTCAGAGGGTTCTCAAAGCGTTCTCACCGTCTCCGACAACGGTATTGGCCTCCCTCACCATATCGACATAAGAAGCGCAAAATCCCTGGGATTCTTACTCATTGTGCAGGCGGTAGAGCAGATAAACGGCGACATAAAATTAGAACGGGAGAATGGTACTCAATGCATTGTCACTTTTTCCGTTGATCAGGAGAAAACACCATGA
- a CDS encoding TraU family protein: MSLKRSCSIIIIMLVLLSQSVPVHGESPVCKDLFPNLATDICWDCMFPVRIGGVIVMSAGDVPDNVDTENPDDYNPSDYVCSCTIDGKLHGGIWVSFWEPYAVIEATLRPNCYSFLFGLELGDVLDAYAAQGTIGWEKTGEKAFYNLHYYGFPVLSVLEFIKDMDFCTNLYTDIDLAYFTEVDPMWNNDELSLWINAEAAVFANPIAQAICSADCIAASADYPLNALFWCAGCWGSLYPFTGNTGVIGSPVRTTSLLTARLLAKLTRTPIPGAMELDTSGSGAKCGQISDMIRPVIKKSQYRFSMLSPVPETESCHVLGSSTFLWGENRNIPGTGETHIYLIWRKRNCCLHFL, encoded by the coding sequence GTGTCACTGAAAAGAAGCTGTAGCATTATCATAATTATGCTTGTGCTGCTGTCGCAGTCGGTCCCTGTCCATGGGGAATCCCCCGTATGCAAAGACTTGTTCCCGAATCTTGCGACAGACATCTGCTGGGATTGCATGTTTCCGGTGAGGATAGGGGGCGTGATCGTGATGTCTGCCGGAGATGTACCTGATAACGTAGATACCGAAAACCCCGATGATTACAACCCCTCCGATTATGTCTGTTCATGTACCATAGATGGTAAGCTGCACGGCGGCATATGGGTATCGTTTTGGGAACCGTATGCGGTCATAGAGGCAACCTTGAGACCGAACTGTTATTCATTTCTGTTCGGATTGGAACTGGGAGATGTATTAGACGCATATGCCGCCCAGGGAACGATAGGATGGGAAAAAACCGGTGAAAAGGCTTTCTACAATCTCCATTATTACGGGTTTCCTGTTTTGTCCGTACTCGAATTCATCAAGGATATGGATTTCTGTACTAACCTGTACACGGACATAGACCTCGCGTACTTTACTGAGGTAGACCCCATGTGGAACAACGATGAGTTAAGCCTGTGGATAAACGCTGAAGCTGCGGTATTCGCCAATCCTATTGCACAAGCCATCTGCTCTGCGGACTGTATCGCCGCATCTGCCGATTACCCTCTCAATGCTCTTTTCTGGTGCGCTGGATGTTGGGGTTCGCTCTACCCCTTCACAGGAAATACCGGAGTGATTGGATCGCCTGTCAGGACAACGAGCCTGCTAACGGCAAGGTTGCTTGCGAAACTGACGAGAACCCCCATACCGGGGGCGATGGAGCTTGACACAAGCGGCTCAGGAGCTAAGTGCGGACAGATATCGGACATGATACGGCCCGTTATCAAAAAAAGTCAGTACCGTTTCAGTATGCTGAGTCCTGTCCCTGAAACGGAGAGTTGCCATGTCCTGGGAAGTTCAACGTTTTTGTGGGGTGAAAACCGTAATATACCAGGTACGGGCGAAACACATATCTATCTTATCTGGAGGAAAAGAAATTGTTGTCTGCATTTTCTTTAA
- a CDS encoding type II toxin-antitoxin system RelE/ParE family toxin, producing the protein MIKSFKDKETEKVYSREGSQKLPRDIQQAALRKLRMLNNVKSLNDLKVPPANRLEKMKGNREGQLSIRINDQWRICFEWQNSDAHKVEITDYH; encoded by the coding sequence ATGATTAAATCATTTAAGGATAAAGAAACAGAAAAAGTATATAGCCGCGAGGGGTCTCAAAAGCTGCCACGCGATATACAACAAGCAGCACTGAGAAAACTGCGGATGCTGAATAATGTTAAATCCCTGAATGATTTAAAGGTTCCACCTGCAAACAGACTGGAGAAAATGAAAGGTAACCGTGAAGGTCAACTAAGCATAAGAATTAACGACCAGTGGCGTATCTGTTTTGAGTGGCAAAACAGCGATGCTCACAAGGTTGAAATTACCGATTACCATTAA